In the Pirellulales bacterium genome, one interval contains:
- the recA gene encoding recombinase RecA — MISAAKPNHRTSKKESNMAKSAAKPAEKKSGREPGTSRFDSNTHLKNTLAQIEKQFGEGAIMPLGSEHATQIEGIPTGSLSLDLALGGSGVPKGRIVEIFGPESSGKTTLALHVVARAQKAGGIAAFIDAEHALDPSWAKKLGVELETLLVSQPGSGEEAMNITEMLIKSNAVDVIVIDSVAALVPQKELDGEMGDTFVGLQARLMSQAMRKLTGVISKSKTCVIFINQIREKIGVMFGSPETTPGGRALKFYSSCRIDVRRIGQLKEGEEVVGQRVRAKVVKNKVAPPFRVAEFDMMHSKGISYEGDVLDLALAHKFIVRAGTWFRYGDVQIGQGRERARAYLEENPALVEDLREKILASGAVPTAPIAAAAGSAGESDGQASE, encoded by the coding sequence ATGATTAGCGCCGCAAAACCCAACCATCGCACGTCCAAGAAAGAGTCGAACATGGCCAAGTCCGCCGCCAAGCCGGCCGAAAAGAAAAGTGGTCGCGAACCGGGCACGTCGCGCTTCGACAGCAATACCCACCTCAAAAACACCTTGGCGCAAATCGAAAAGCAGTTCGGCGAAGGCGCCATCATGCCGCTGGGCAGCGAGCACGCCACCCAAATCGAAGGCATTCCGACCGGCAGCCTGTCGCTCGACCTGGCTCTGGGCGGGTCGGGCGTTCCCAAGGGCCGAATTGTCGAAATCTTCGGCCCCGAGTCGAGCGGCAAAACCACGCTCGCCCTGCACGTGGTGGCCCGCGCCCAAAAGGCGGGCGGCATCGCGGCCTTCATCGACGCCGAGCATGCGCTCGATCCAAGCTGGGCCAAAAAACTGGGCGTCGAGCTCGAAACGTTGCTGGTGAGCCAGCCCGGCAGCGGCGAAGAGGCCATGAACATCACCGAGATGCTCATCAAGTCGAACGCCGTCGACGTGATCGTCATCGATTCGGTGGCGGCTCTCGTGCCGCAAAAGGAGCTCGACGGCGAGATGGGCGACACGTTCGTCGGCCTGCAGGCCCGCTTGATGAGCCAGGCCATGCGCAAGTTGACCGGGGTCATCTCCAAGAGCAAGACCTGCGTGATCTTCATCAATCAGATTCGCGAAAAGATCGGCGTCATGTTCGGCAGCCCGGAGACGACGCCCGGCGGACGGGCGCTGAAGTTTTACAGTTCGTGCCGGATCGATGTCCGCCGCATCGGCCAGCTCAAGGAGGGCGAAGAGGTGGTCGGGCAACGGGTGCGGGCCAAGGTGGTCAAAAACAAGGTCGCGCCTCCCTTCCGAGTGGCCGAGTTTGATATGATGCACAGTAAGGGCATCAGCTACGAGGGAGACGTGCTCGACTTGGCCCTGGCCCACAAGTTCATCGTCCGCGCCGGAACCTGGTTCCGCTACGGCGACGTGCAGATCGGCCAGGGCCGCGAACGGGCACGGGCCTACCTCGAAGAAAACCCCGCGCTGGTCGAAGATTTGCGTGAGAAGATCCTGGCCAGCGGGGCCGTGCCCACGGCGCCCATTGCGGCCGCGGCCGGTAGTGCCGGTGAGAGCGACGGTCAGGCGTCCGAATAA
- a CDS encoding trypsin-like peptidase domain-containing protein has protein sequence MGIETERRRDGETERRDGTLRRARYRSLPVWPLAVASLVTSLPPSLLLSLSLSLFFAFASPGIAQDDRAPSAADDAQAAADLELVSAVERVMSRAIARAERSVVSVARRKRMPSSQFLADTHPGMGRGIGGQSELNYAPSEFSTGVVIDAAGLVLTNSHVLGEDPKENDYFITTIERKTFEMKVKASDATSDLAVLEMFSPNLRRPGDFVPIEFGDAAKLKKGQIVIALGNPYGIARDGQASASWGIVANLSRKAPAAGEDDLQKTLHEFGTLIQTDARLNLGTSGGALVNKRGEMVGLTTSLAAVAGFEQAAGYAIPVDKAFRRIIQVLKEGREVEYGMLGITLPSTLPRDRTGSHTHGVVITGVIDGGPAWKANLRPDDVITHVDGKPIYDFDGLRLQVSRFPPETTVTLTVLRPGQSTRFDRRVVLGKLPLSLPQTFTEKPPAWRGATIDYRRPTTRLVGPFLVPNVDESTAPCVAVREIAEGSPAWKAGLRQGTLITHVGTLPVEKPSDFYKAVASQTAEVKLRLLGPDGGKSTVTVPAE, from the coding sequence ATGGGAATTGAGACGGAGAGACGGAGAGACGGAGAGACGGAGCGAAGGGACGGGACGTTGCGCCGCGCCCGTTATCGCTCGTTGCCTGTCTGGCCGCTCGCCGTTGCATCGCTCGTTACTTCCCTCCCTCCGTCTCTCCTTCTCTCCCTCTCTCTTTCGCTGTTCTTCGCTTTTGCGTCGCCGGGGATAGCGCAAGACGACCGTGCCCCATCCGCGGCCGACGACGCCCAGGCCGCGGCCGACCTGGAGTTGGTGTCGGCTGTCGAACGTGTTATGTCGCGGGCCATTGCGCGAGCGGAACGCTCGGTGGTCAGCGTCGCCCGACGCAAGCGGATGCCGTCCTCGCAATTCTTGGCCGACACGCATCCCGGCATGGGCCGGGGCATCGGCGGCCAGTCTGAATTGAACTACGCGCCGAGCGAGTTTTCGACCGGGGTCGTCATCGACGCCGCCGGCTTGGTGCTCACCAACAGCCATGTGCTGGGCGAGGATCCGAAAGAAAACGATTACTTCATCACCACCATCGAGCGAAAGACCTTCGAGATGAAGGTCAAAGCCAGCGACGCCACCAGCGATTTGGCCGTGCTCGAGATGTTCTCGCCCAATTTGCGGCGGCCGGGCGACTTTGTGCCCATCGAGTTCGGCGACGCGGCCAAGTTGAAAAAGGGACAAATCGTGATCGCGCTGGGCAATCCTTATGGCATCGCTCGCGACGGCCAGGCCAGCGCGAGTTGGGGCATCGTCGCCAACCTTTCGCGCAAGGCCCCTGCGGCCGGCGAGGACGACCTGCAAAAGACGCTGCACGAGTTCGGCACGTTGATTCAGACCGACGCCCGGCTCAATCTGGGCACCAGCGGCGGCGCGCTCGTCAACAAGCGCGGCGAAATGGTCGGACTGACCACGTCGCTGGCGGCCGTCGCCGGCTTCGAGCAGGCGGCCGGGTACGCGATCCCGGTCGATAAGGCCTTTCGGCGGATCATCCAGGTTTTGAAGGAGGGCCGCGAGGTCGAGTATGGCATGTTGGGCATCACACTGCCGAGCACGCTGCCTCGCGACCGGACCGGTTCGCACACTCACGGCGTCGTGATCACCGGCGTCATAGACGGCGGTCCGGCCTGGAAGGCGAACCTGAGACCGGACGACGTGATTACGCACGTGGATGGCAAACCGATTTACGACTTCGACGGTCTGCGGCTGCAGGTCAGCAGATTTCCGCCGGAGACTACGGTGACGTTGACGGTGCTGCGTCCAGGGCAGAGCACCCGCTTCGATCGGCGCGTGGTGTTGGGCAAGCTCCCACTGAGCCTTCCACAAACATTTACCGAAAAGCCACCCGCCTGGCGCGGAGCGACGATCGACTATCGTCGGCCGACCACCCGCCTGGTAGGTCCTTTTCTGGTGCCCAACGTGGACGAATCGACGGCGCCCTGCGTGGCGGTCCGCGAGATTGCCGAGGGCAGCCCGGCCTGGAAGGCCGGACTTCGACAGGGAACGCTCATTACGCACGTCGGCACGCTGCCGGTGGAAAAACCGTCCGATTTTTACAAGGCAGTCGCCTCACAAACCGCGGAAGTCAAGTTGCGGCTGCTCGGCCCGGACGGCGGCAAATCGACCGTGACCGTGCCGGCGGAATGA